A single region of the Eulemur rufifrons isolate Redbay chromosome 8, OSU_ERuf_1, whole genome shotgun sequence genome encodes:
- the SEMA6C gene encoding semaphorin-6C isoform X1, whose amino-acid sequence MPRAPYFMPLLLLLLLLSLPHTWAAFPQDPLPLLSSDLQGTSPLSWFRGLEDDAVAAELGLDFQRFLTLNRTLLVAARDHVFSFDLQAQEEGEGLVPNKYLTWRSQDVENCAVRGKLTDECYNYIRVLVPWDSQTLLACGTNSFSPVCRSYGITSLQQEGEELSGQARCPFDATQSNVAIFAEGSLYSATAADFQASDAVVYRSLGPQPPLRSAKYDSKWLREPHFVHALEHGDHVYFFFREVSVEDARLGRVQFSRVARVCKRDMGGSPRALDRHWTSFLKLRLNCSVPGDSTFYFDVLQALTGPVNLHGRSALFGVFTTQTNSIPGSAVCAFYLDDIERGFEGKFKEQRSLDGAWTPVSEDRVPSPRPGSCAGVGGAALFSSSRDLPDDVLTFIKAHPLLDPAVPPATHQPLLTLTSRALLTQVAVDGMAGPHSNSTVMFLGSDDGTVLKVLPPGGRSGEPEPILLEEIDAYSPSRCSGKRAAQTARRIIGLELDTEGHRLFVAFSGCIVYLPLSQCGRHGACQRSCLASQDPYCGWHSSRGCVDIRGPGGTDVDRAGKQESTDHGDCQDGATGSQSGPGDSAYVLLGPGPSPGTPSPPSDAHPWPQSSTLGAHTQGVRDFPPASASRSVPMPLLLACVAAAFALGASVSGLLVSCACRRAHRRRGKDIETPGLPRPLSLRSLARLHGGGPEPPPPSKDGDAALTPQLYTTFLPPSEGVPPPELACLPTPESTPELPVKHLRVAGGPWEWNQNGNNAKEGLGRARGGNAAGGPAPRVLVRPPPPGCPGQAVEVTTLEELLRYLHGPQPPRKGAEPPAPFTSRALPPEPAPTPTLFAGSSPLPRECAPPLRLDVPPEGKCPPPTTRPALSAPAPRLGVGGSRRLPFSSHRAPPALLTRVPSGGPSRYSGGPGRHLLYLGRPEGYRGRALKRVDIEKPQLSPKPPLVGPSSHPAVPNGSHFNL is encoded by the exons GGATCACGTTTTCTCCTTCGATCTTCAAGCCCAAGAAGAAGGAGAGGGGCTGGTGCCCAACAAG tATCTAACATGGAGGAGCCAAGATGTGGAGAACTGTGCTGTACGGGGAAAGCTGACG GACGAGTGTTACAACTACATCCGTGTTCTTGTTCCCTGGGACTCCCAGACGCTCCTTGCCTGTGGAACGAACTCATTCAGCCCTGTGTGCCGCAGTTACGGG atAACTTCGCTGCAGCAGGAGGGTGAGGAGCTGAGCGGGCAGGCTCGATGCCCCTTTGACGCCACCCAGTCCAACGTCGCCATCTTTGCAG AGGGCAGCCTGTATTCAGCCACGGCTGCAGATTTCCAGGCCAGTGATGCTGTAGTTTACCGAAGCCTTGGGCCTCAGCCCCCACTCCGCTCTGCCAAGTACGACTCCAAGTGGCTCCGAG AGCCACACTTTGTCCATGCCTTGGAGCATGGAGACCATGTCTACTTCTTCTTCCGAGAGGTCTCTGTGGAGGATGCCCGGCTGGGGAGG GTGCAGTTCTCCCGCGTGGCCCGAGTATGCAAACGTGACATGGGTGGCTCACCTCGGGCCTTGGACCGCCACTGGACATCCTTCCTGAAGCTGCGGCTTAACTGCTCTGTCCCTGGGGACTCTACCTTCTATTTTGACGTCTTACAGGCCTTGACTGGGCCTGTGAACCTGCATGGCCGCTCTGCTCTCTTTGGGGTCTTCACCACGCAGACTAATAG CATCCCTGGCTCTGCAGTCTGTGCCTTCTACTTGGATGACATCGAGCGTGGATTTGAGGGCAAGTTCAAGGAGCAGAGGAGTCTGGATGGGGCCTGGACCCCTGTGTCTGAGGACAGGGTCCCCTCACCCAG GCCAGGGTCCTGTGCAGGAGTAGGTGGAGCTGCCTTGTTCTCATCTTCTCGAGACCTCCCTGATGACGTCCTGACCTTCATCAAGGCTCACCCACTGCTGGACCCTGCTGTGCCACCTGCCACCCATCAGCCTCTCCTCACTCTCACGAGCAG GGCCCTACTGACCCAGGTAGCTGTGGATGGCATGGCTGGTCCTCACAGTAACAGTACAGTCATGTTCCTTGGCTCCGATGATGGGACAGTGCTGAAGGTGCTGCCCCCAGGTGGGCGATCTGGGGAACCTGAGCCCATCCTACTGGAAGAGATTGATGCCTACAGCCCCTCGCG GTGCAGTGGGAAACGGGCAGCACAAACAGCACGACGGATCATAGGGCTGGAGCTGGACACTGAGGGTCACAGGCTCTTTGTGGCTTTTTCTGGTTGTATCGTCTACCTCCCTCTCAGCCAGTGTGGCCGGCATGGGGCCTGTCAGAG GAGCTGTTTGGCTTCTCAGGACCCATACTGTGGATGGCATAGCTCCAGAGGCTGTGTGGATATCAGGGGACCTGGTGG gaCTGATGTGGATCGGGCTGGGAAGCAGGAATCCACGGACCATGGTGACTGCCAAG ATGGAGCTACTGGGAGTCAGTCTGGCCCTGGGGATTCCGCCTACG TGCTTCTGGGTCCTGGCCCTTCCCCTGGGACCCCCAGTCCCCCCAGTGATGCCCACCCCTGGCCCCAGTCTTCCACTCTTGGAGCTCATACTCAGG gcgTGCGGGACTTCcccccagcctcggcctcccgcTCTGTGCCCATGCCACTCCTCCTGGCCTGTGTGGCCGCAGCCTTCGCCCTGGGCGCCTCAGTCTCTGGCCTCCTGGTCTCCTGTGCTTGTCGCCGTGCCCACCGACGCCGGGGCAAGGACATCGAGACTCCGGGGCTCCCGCGCCCTCTCTCCCTTCGCAGTTTGGCCCGGCTACACGGTGGGGGCCCAGAGCCCCCGCCGCCGTCCAAAGACGGAGACGCGGCCCTGACGCCACAGCTCTACACTACCTTCCTGCCTCCTTCGGAGGGCGTACCCCCGCCGGAGCTGGCCTGCCTGCCCACCCCGGAGTCCACGCCAGAGCTGCCAGTCAAGCACCTCCGCGTCGCCGGGGGTCCCTGGGAGTGGAACCAGAACGGGAACAACGCCAAGGAGGGCCTGGGCCGCGCGCGGGGCGGGAACGCAGCTGGGGGCCCTGCGCCGCGCGTGCTGGTGAGGCCGCCGCCGCCCGGCTGTCCCGGGCAGGCGGTGGAAGTCACCACCCTTGAGGAACTGCTGCGCTACCTGCACGGCCCCCAGCCGCCCAGGAAGGGGGCGGAGCCCCCGGCCCCTTTTACCTCCCGGGCGCTGCCGCCTGAGCCTGCCCCCACGCCCACCCTCTTTGCGGGTTCCAGCCCCCTTCCCCGGGAATGCGCCCCTCCCCTGAGGCTGGACGTGCCCCCGGAGGGGAAGTGCCCGCCTCCCACCACCCGGCCTGCGCTCTCCGCGCCCGCTCCCCGGCTAGGGGTCGGAGGGAGCCGGAGGTTGCCCTTCTCCTCGCACCGTGCGCCCCCTGCCCTGCTCACTCGAGTCCCCTCAGGAGGCCCCTCTAGGTACTCCGGTGGCCCCGGGAGGCACCTCTTATACCTGGGCCGCCCTGAGGGGTACCGGGGCCGCGCCCTGAAGAGGGTGGACATCGAGAAACCCCAGTTGTCCCCGAAGCCTCCTCTTGTCGGGCCCTCTTCCCATCCGGCTGTCCCTAACGGCAGCCATTTTAACCTTTAA
- the SEMA6C gene encoding semaphorin-6C isoform X3, whose amino-acid sequence MPRAPYFMPLLLLLLLLSLPHTWAAFPQDPLPLLSSDLQGTSPLSWFRGLEDDAVAAELGLDFQRFLTLNRTLLVAARDHVFSFDLQAQEEGEGLVPNKYLTWRSQDVENCAVRGKLTDECYNYIRVLVPWDSQTLLACGTNSFSPVCRSYGITSLQQEGEELSGQARCPFDATQSNVAIFAEPHFVHALEHGDHVYFFFREVSVEDARLGRVQFSRVARVCKRDMGGSPRALDRHWTSFLKLRLNCSVPGDSTFYFDVLQALTGPVNLHGRSALFGVFTTQTNSIPGSAVCAFYLDDIERGFEGKFKEQRSLDGAWTPVSEDRVPSPRPGSCAGVGGAALFSSSRDLPDDVLTFIKAHPLLDPAVPPATHQPLLTLTSRALLTQVAVDGMAGPHSNSTVMFLGSDDGTVLKVLPPGGRSGEPEPILLEEIDAYSPSRCSGKRAAQTARRIIGLELDTEGHRLFVAFSGCIVYLPLSQCGRHGACQRSCLASQDPYCGWHSSRGCVDIRGPGGTDVDRAGKQESTDHGDCQDGATGSQSGPGDSAYVLLGPGPSPGTPSPPSDAHPWPQSSTLGAHTQGVRDFPPASASRSVPMPLLLACVAAAFALGASVSGLLVSCACRRAHRRRGKDIETPGLPRPLSLRSLARLHGGGPEPPPPSKDGDAALTPQLYTTFLPPSEGVPPPELACLPTPESTPELPVKHLRVAGGPWEWNQNGNNAKEGLGRARGGNAAGGPAPRVLVRPPPPGCPGQAVEVTTLEELLRYLHGPQPPRKGAEPPAPFTSRALPPEPAPTPTLFAGSSPLPRECAPPLRLDVPPEGKCPPPTTRPALSAPAPRLGVGGSRRLPFSSHRAPPALLTRVPSGGPSRYSGGPGRHLLYLGRPEGYRGRALKRVDIEKPQLSPKPPLVGPSSHPAVPNGSHFNL is encoded by the exons GGATCACGTTTTCTCCTTCGATCTTCAAGCCCAAGAAGAAGGAGAGGGGCTGGTGCCCAACAAG tATCTAACATGGAGGAGCCAAGATGTGGAGAACTGTGCTGTACGGGGAAAGCTGACG GACGAGTGTTACAACTACATCCGTGTTCTTGTTCCCTGGGACTCCCAGACGCTCCTTGCCTGTGGAACGAACTCATTCAGCCCTGTGTGCCGCAGTTACGGG atAACTTCGCTGCAGCAGGAGGGTGAGGAGCTGAGCGGGCAGGCTCGATGCCCCTTTGACGCCACCCAGTCCAACGTCGCCATCTTTGCAG AGCCACACTTTGTCCATGCCTTGGAGCATGGAGACCATGTCTACTTCTTCTTCCGAGAGGTCTCTGTGGAGGATGCCCGGCTGGGGAGG GTGCAGTTCTCCCGCGTGGCCCGAGTATGCAAACGTGACATGGGTGGCTCACCTCGGGCCTTGGACCGCCACTGGACATCCTTCCTGAAGCTGCGGCTTAACTGCTCTGTCCCTGGGGACTCTACCTTCTATTTTGACGTCTTACAGGCCTTGACTGGGCCTGTGAACCTGCATGGCCGCTCTGCTCTCTTTGGGGTCTTCACCACGCAGACTAATAG CATCCCTGGCTCTGCAGTCTGTGCCTTCTACTTGGATGACATCGAGCGTGGATTTGAGGGCAAGTTCAAGGAGCAGAGGAGTCTGGATGGGGCCTGGACCCCTGTGTCTGAGGACAGGGTCCCCTCACCCAG GCCAGGGTCCTGTGCAGGAGTAGGTGGAGCTGCCTTGTTCTCATCTTCTCGAGACCTCCCTGATGACGTCCTGACCTTCATCAAGGCTCACCCACTGCTGGACCCTGCTGTGCCACCTGCCACCCATCAGCCTCTCCTCACTCTCACGAGCAG GGCCCTACTGACCCAGGTAGCTGTGGATGGCATGGCTGGTCCTCACAGTAACAGTACAGTCATGTTCCTTGGCTCCGATGATGGGACAGTGCTGAAGGTGCTGCCCCCAGGTGGGCGATCTGGGGAACCTGAGCCCATCCTACTGGAAGAGATTGATGCCTACAGCCCCTCGCG GTGCAGTGGGAAACGGGCAGCACAAACAGCACGACGGATCATAGGGCTGGAGCTGGACACTGAGGGTCACAGGCTCTTTGTGGCTTTTTCTGGTTGTATCGTCTACCTCCCTCTCAGCCAGTGTGGCCGGCATGGGGCCTGTCAGAG GAGCTGTTTGGCTTCTCAGGACCCATACTGTGGATGGCATAGCTCCAGAGGCTGTGTGGATATCAGGGGACCTGGTGG gaCTGATGTGGATCGGGCTGGGAAGCAGGAATCCACGGACCATGGTGACTGCCAAG ATGGAGCTACTGGGAGTCAGTCTGGCCCTGGGGATTCCGCCTACG TGCTTCTGGGTCCTGGCCCTTCCCCTGGGACCCCCAGTCCCCCCAGTGATGCCCACCCCTGGCCCCAGTCTTCCACTCTTGGAGCTCATACTCAGG gcgTGCGGGACTTCcccccagcctcggcctcccgcTCTGTGCCCATGCCACTCCTCCTGGCCTGTGTGGCCGCAGCCTTCGCCCTGGGCGCCTCAGTCTCTGGCCTCCTGGTCTCCTGTGCTTGTCGCCGTGCCCACCGACGCCGGGGCAAGGACATCGAGACTCCGGGGCTCCCGCGCCCTCTCTCCCTTCGCAGTTTGGCCCGGCTACACGGTGGGGGCCCAGAGCCCCCGCCGCCGTCCAAAGACGGAGACGCGGCCCTGACGCCACAGCTCTACACTACCTTCCTGCCTCCTTCGGAGGGCGTACCCCCGCCGGAGCTGGCCTGCCTGCCCACCCCGGAGTCCACGCCAGAGCTGCCAGTCAAGCACCTCCGCGTCGCCGGGGGTCCCTGGGAGTGGAACCAGAACGGGAACAACGCCAAGGAGGGCCTGGGCCGCGCGCGGGGCGGGAACGCAGCTGGGGGCCCTGCGCCGCGCGTGCTGGTGAGGCCGCCGCCGCCCGGCTGTCCCGGGCAGGCGGTGGAAGTCACCACCCTTGAGGAACTGCTGCGCTACCTGCACGGCCCCCAGCCGCCCAGGAAGGGGGCGGAGCCCCCGGCCCCTTTTACCTCCCGGGCGCTGCCGCCTGAGCCTGCCCCCACGCCCACCCTCTTTGCGGGTTCCAGCCCCCTTCCCCGGGAATGCGCCCCTCCCCTGAGGCTGGACGTGCCCCCGGAGGGGAAGTGCCCGCCTCCCACCACCCGGCCTGCGCTCTCCGCGCCCGCTCCCCGGCTAGGGGTCGGAGGGAGCCGGAGGTTGCCCTTCTCCTCGCACCGTGCGCCCCCTGCCCTGCTCACTCGAGTCCCCTCAGGAGGCCCCTCTAGGTACTCCGGTGGCCCCGGGAGGCACCTCTTATACCTGGGCCGCCCTGAGGGGTACCGGGGCCGCGCCCTGAAGAGGGTGGACATCGAGAAACCCCAGTTGTCCCCGAAGCCTCCTCTTGTCGGGCCCTCTTCCCATCCGGCTGTCCCTAACGGCAGCCATTTTAACCTTTAA
- the SEMA6C gene encoding semaphorin-6C isoform X2, with amino-acid sequence MPRAPYFMPLLLLLLLLSLPHTWAAFPQDPLPLLSSDLQGTSPLSWFRGLEDDAVAAELGLDFQRFLTLNRTLLVAARDHVFSFDLQAQEEGEGLVPNKYLTWRSQDVENCAVRGKLTDECYNYIRVLVPWDSQTLLACGTNSFSPVCRSYGITSLQQEGEELSGQARCPFDATQSNVAIFAEGSLYSATAADFQASDAVVYRSLGPQPPLRSAKYDSKWLREPHFVHALEHGDHVYFFFREVSVEDARLGRVQFSRVARVCKRDMGGSPRALDRHWTSFLKLRLNCSVPGDSTFYFDVLQALTGPVNLHGRSALFGVFTTQTNSIPGSAVCAFYLDDIERGFEGKFKEQRSLDGAWTPVSEDRVPSPRPGSCAGVGGAALFSSSRDLPDDVLTFIKAHPLLDPAVPPATHQPLLTLTSRALLTQVAVDGMAGPHSNSTVMFLGSDDGTVLKVLPPGGRSGEPEPILLEEIDAYSPSRCSGKRAAQTARRIIGLELDTEGHRLFVAFSGCIVYLPLSQCGRHGACQRSCLASQDPYCGWHSSRGCVDIRGPGGTDVDRAGKQESTDHGDCQDGATGSQSGPGDSAYGVRDFPPASASRSVPMPLLLACVAAAFALGASVSGLLVSCACRRAHRRRGKDIETPGLPRPLSLRSLARLHGGGPEPPPPSKDGDAALTPQLYTTFLPPSEGVPPPELACLPTPESTPELPVKHLRVAGGPWEWNQNGNNAKEGLGRARGGNAAGGPAPRVLVRPPPPGCPGQAVEVTTLEELLRYLHGPQPPRKGAEPPAPFTSRALPPEPAPTPTLFAGSSPLPRECAPPLRLDVPPEGKCPPPTTRPALSAPAPRLGVGGSRRLPFSSHRAPPALLTRVPSGGPSRYSGGPGRHLLYLGRPEGYRGRALKRVDIEKPQLSPKPPLVGPSSHPAVPNGSHFNL; translated from the exons GGATCACGTTTTCTCCTTCGATCTTCAAGCCCAAGAAGAAGGAGAGGGGCTGGTGCCCAACAAG tATCTAACATGGAGGAGCCAAGATGTGGAGAACTGTGCTGTACGGGGAAAGCTGACG GACGAGTGTTACAACTACATCCGTGTTCTTGTTCCCTGGGACTCCCAGACGCTCCTTGCCTGTGGAACGAACTCATTCAGCCCTGTGTGCCGCAGTTACGGG atAACTTCGCTGCAGCAGGAGGGTGAGGAGCTGAGCGGGCAGGCTCGATGCCCCTTTGACGCCACCCAGTCCAACGTCGCCATCTTTGCAG AGGGCAGCCTGTATTCAGCCACGGCTGCAGATTTCCAGGCCAGTGATGCTGTAGTTTACCGAAGCCTTGGGCCTCAGCCCCCACTCCGCTCTGCCAAGTACGACTCCAAGTGGCTCCGAG AGCCACACTTTGTCCATGCCTTGGAGCATGGAGACCATGTCTACTTCTTCTTCCGAGAGGTCTCTGTGGAGGATGCCCGGCTGGGGAGG GTGCAGTTCTCCCGCGTGGCCCGAGTATGCAAACGTGACATGGGTGGCTCACCTCGGGCCTTGGACCGCCACTGGACATCCTTCCTGAAGCTGCGGCTTAACTGCTCTGTCCCTGGGGACTCTACCTTCTATTTTGACGTCTTACAGGCCTTGACTGGGCCTGTGAACCTGCATGGCCGCTCTGCTCTCTTTGGGGTCTTCACCACGCAGACTAATAG CATCCCTGGCTCTGCAGTCTGTGCCTTCTACTTGGATGACATCGAGCGTGGATTTGAGGGCAAGTTCAAGGAGCAGAGGAGTCTGGATGGGGCCTGGACCCCTGTGTCTGAGGACAGGGTCCCCTCACCCAG GCCAGGGTCCTGTGCAGGAGTAGGTGGAGCTGCCTTGTTCTCATCTTCTCGAGACCTCCCTGATGACGTCCTGACCTTCATCAAGGCTCACCCACTGCTGGACCCTGCTGTGCCACCTGCCACCCATCAGCCTCTCCTCACTCTCACGAGCAG GGCCCTACTGACCCAGGTAGCTGTGGATGGCATGGCTGGTCCTCACAGTAACAGTACAGTCATGTTCCTTGGCTCCGATGATGGGACAGTGCTGAAGGTGCTGCCCCCAGGTGGGCGATCTGGGGAACCTGAGCCCATCCTACTGGAAGAGATTGATGCCTACAGCCCCTCGCG GTGCAGTGGGAAACGGGCAGCACAAACAGCACGACGGATCATAGGGCTGGAGCTGGACACTGAGGGTCACAGGCTCTTTGTGGCTTTTTCTGGTTGTATCGTCTACCTCCCTCTCAGCCAGTGTGGCCGGCATGGGGCCTGTCAGAG GAGCTGTTTGGCTTCTCAGGACCCATACTGTGGATGGCATAGCTCCAGAGGCTGTGTGGATATCAGGGGACCTGGTGG gaCTGATGTGGATCGGGCTGGGAAGCAGGAATCCACGGACCATGGTGACTGCCAAG ATGGAGCTACTGGGAGTCAGTCTGGCCCTGGGGATTCCGCCTACG gcgTGCGGGACTTCcccccagcctcggcctcccgcTCTGTGCCCATGCCACTCCTCCTGGCCTGTGTGGCCGCAGCCTTCGCCCTGGGCGCCTCAGTCTCTGGCCTCCTGGTCTCCTGTGCTTGTCGCCGTGCCCACCGACGCCGGGGCAAGGACATCGAGACTCCGGGGCTCCCGCGCCCTCTCTCCCTTCGCAGTTTGGCCCGGCTACACGGTGGGGGCCCAGAGCCCCCGCCGCCGTCCAAAGACGGAGACGCGGCCCTGACGCCACAGCTCTACACTACCTTCCTGCCTCCTTCGGAGGGCGTACCCCCGCCGGAGCTGGCCTGCCTGCCCACCCCGGAGTCCACGCCAGAGCTGCCAGTCAAGCACCTCCGCGTCGCCGGGGGTCCCTGGGAGTGGAACCAGAACGGGAACAACGCCAAGGAGGGCCTGGGCCGCGCGCGGGGCGGGAACGCAGCTGGGGGCCCTGCGCCGCGCGTGCTGGTGAGGCCGCCGCCGCCCGGCTGTCCCGGGCAGGCGGTGGAAGTCACCACCCTTGAGGAACTGCTGCGCTACCTGCACGGCCCCCAGCCGCCCAGGAAGGGGGCGGAGCCCCCGGCCCCTTTTACCTCCCGGGCGCTGCCGCCTGAGCCTGCCCCCACGCCCACCCTCTTTGCGGGTTCCAGCCCCCTTCCCCGGGAATGCGCCCCTCCCCTGAGGCTGGACGTGCCCCCGGAGGGGAAGTGCCCGCCTCCCACCACCCGGCCTGCGCTCTCCGCGCCCGCTCCCCGGCTAGGGGTCGGAGGGAGCCGGAGGTTGCCCTTCTCCTCGCACCGTGCGCCCCCTGCCCTGCTCACTCGAGTCCCCTCAGGAGGCCCCTCTAGGTACTCCGGTGGCCCCGGGAGGCACCTCTTATACCTGGGCCGCCCTGAGGGGTACCGGGGCCGCGCCCTGAAGAGGGTGGACATCGAGAAACCCCAGTTGTCCCCGAAGCCTCCTCTTGTCGGGCCCTCTTCCCATCCGGCTGTCCCTAACGGCAGCCATTTTAACCTTTAA